The following coding sequences are from one Microbacterium wangchenii window:
- a CDS encoding bifunctional aldolase/short-chain dehydrogenase, translating into MTNPTAASLIARSNRLGADPKNTNYAGGNTSAKGTDTDPVTGEPVELLWVKGSGGDLGTLTEKGLAVLRLDRMRALVDVYPGIEREDEMVAAFDYCLHGKGGAAPSIDTAMHGLVDAAHVDHLHPDAGIAIATAADGEELTAKIFGEKVVWVPWRRPGFQLGLDIAAIKEQNPEAVGCILGGHGITAWGDTSDEAEANSLWIIQTAQAYIDEHGAAEPFGGVRAGFEALPEAERRAKAAALAPTIRGLASTDKPMVGHFTDSDDVLEFLAREKAPHLAELGTSCPDHFLRTKVKPMLLDLPADASVEDAIARLKELHAQYRADYQAYYDAHADADSPAMRGADPLIVLIPGVGMFSYGANKQTARVAGEFYVNAIHVMRGAEALSTYTPISDAEKFRIEYWALEEAKLQRMPKPKSHQGRIAFVTGAASGIGKAIATRLAAEGACVVVADLDLEKAQAAAAELGNTDVAIGIAANVADADAVQAAIDATLLAFGGIDLVVNNAGLSLSKPLLETTEKDWDLQHDVMAKGSFFVSKAAAQALIEQRMGGDIVYISSKNSVFAGPNNIAYSATKADQAHQVRLLAVELGEHGVRVNGINPDGVVRGSGIFASGWGANRAATYGVKEEDLGQFYANRTILKREVVPENVADAVYVLTGPELSRTTGLHVPVDSGVAAAFLR; encoded by the coding sequence ATGACCAACCCCACCGCCGCATCCCTCATCGCCCGCAGCAATCGCCTGGGCGCCGACCCTAAGAACACCAACTACGCCGGCGGGAACACCTCCGCCAAGGGCACCGACACCGACCCGGTCACCGGCGAGCCCGTCGAGCTGCTGTGGGTGAAGGGCTCCGGCGGCGACCTCGGCACGCTCACGGAGAAGGGGCTCGCCGTCCTCCGTCTGGACCGCATGCGCGCGCTCGTGGACGTCTACCCCGGGATCGAGCGCGAGGACGAGATGGTCGCGGCGTTCGACTACTGCCTGCACGGCAAGGGCGGCGCGGCTCCCTCGATCGACACCGCGATGCACGGCCTGGTGGATGCGGCGCACGTGGACCACCTGCATCCCGATGCCGGCATCGCCATCGCGACGGCCGCCGACGGCGAAGAGCTGACCGCCAAGATCTTCGGAGAGAAGGTCGTGTGGGTGCCGTGGCGGCGGCCCGGCTTCCAGCTGGGGCTCGACATCGCCGCGATCAAGGAGCAGAACCCGGAGGCGGTCGGCTGCATCCTCGGCGGGCACGGCATCACCGCGTGGGGCGACACGTCGGATGAGGCCGAGGCGAACTCGCTGTGGATCATCCAGACGGCGCAGGCCTACATCGACGAGCACGGCGCGGCCGAGCCCTTCGGCGGCGTGCGCGCCGGTTTCGAGGCGCTCCCGGAGGCCGAGCGGCGCGCGAAGGCGGCGGCGCTGGCCCCCACCATCCGGGGCCTGGCCTCCACCGACAAGCCGATGGTCGGGCACTTCACCGACTCCGACGACGTGCTGGAGTTCCTCGCCCGGGAGAAGGCCCCTCACCTCGCGGAGCTGGGCACGAGCTGCCCCGACCACTTCCTGCGCACCAAGGTCAAGCCGATGCTGCTCGACCTGCCCGCCGACGCGTCGGTGGAGGACGCCATCGCGCGGCTCAAGGAGCTGCACGCGCAGTACCGCGCCGACTACCAGGCGTACTACGACGCGCACGCGGATGCGGACTCGCCGGCCATGCGCGGCGCCGACCCGCTCATCGTGCTGATCCCGGGCGTGGGCATGTTCTCCTACGGCGCGAACAAGCAGACCGCGCGCGTGGCCGGGGAGTTCTACGTCAACGCGATCCACGTGATGCGCGGCGCGGAAGCCCTGTCCACCTACACCCCGATCTCCGATGCGGAGAAGTTCCGCATCGAGTACTGGGCGCTGGAGGAGGCCAAGCTCCAGCGGATGCCGAAGCCGAAGTCGCACCAGGGCCGCATCGCCTTCGTCACCGGCGCCGCATCCGGCATCGGCAAGGCGATCGCGACGCGCCTGGCGGCCGAGGGCGCGTGCGTCGTCGTCGCCGATCTCGACCTGGAGAAGGCGCAGGCGGCGGCGGCCGAGCTCGGGAACACGGACGTCGCGATCGGCATCGCGGCCAACGTCGCCGACGCCGACGCGGTGCAGGCCGCGATCGACGCGACGCTGCTGGCGTTCGGCGGCATCGACCTCGTCGTGAACAACGCGGGGCTCTCGCTGTCGAAGCCGCTGCTGGAGACCACCGAGAAGGACTGGGACCTGCAGCACGACGTGATGGCCAAGGGCTCGTTCTTCGTGTCGAAGGCGGCCGCTCAGGCGCTCATCGAGCAGCGCATGGGCGGGGACATCGTCTACATCTCCTCGAAGAACTCCGTCTTCGCCGGGCCGAACAACATCGCATACTCGGCCACCAAGGCCGACCAGGCCCACCAGGTGCGCCTGCTCGCGGTCGAACTCGGCGAGCACGGCGTGCGTGTGAACGGCATCAACCCCGACGGCGTCGTCCGCGGCTCGGGCATCTTCGCCTCGGGCTGGGGCGCCAACCGCGCCGCGACGTACGGCGTGAAGGAAGAGGACCTCGGCCAGTTCTACGCCAACCGCACGATCCTCAAGCGCGAGGTCGTCCCCGAGAACGTCGCCGACGCGGTGTACGTCCTCACCGGGCCGGAGCTGTCCCGCACGACAGGCCTGCACGTGCCGGTGGACTCCGGCGTCGCGGCCGCGTTCCTGCGATGA
- a CDS encoding rhamnulokinase — MTTPGSAASGAVAAVDLGATSGRVMIGRVGPGLLALEPVARFANGPVERGDGWHWDFDALFGHVVTGLADAVAAEPGVAGIGIDSWAVDYGLLRDGALLAEPFHYRDERTAEGVASVHARVPFADLYQRNGLQHLPFNTLYQFAAEARLDEAETALLIPDLVAHLLTGERIAERTNASTTGLLDVRTGEWDLPLAERLGIPAHILPPLVDPGTRVGALTPAVARRIGAPLEVVTVGSHDTASAVVAVPLSSPNAAYISCGTWGLVGLELDAPIVTDAAREANFTNELGVDGRVRFLHNVTGLWLISETVRAWEQEDGAPVNLPDLLAAAARTDAPAVVFDANDPSLSAPGDMPGRIAAVLRAAGGAVPEGRAAFARVIVESIAAAFADAVRTAGYLADREVDSIHIVGGGALNELLCQATADRSGLPVLAGPVEATALGNVLVQARAHGWFGTDAPLETLRAAVAAAFRPRRHTPR; from the coding sequence ATGACCACCCCCGGGTCGGCCGCGTCGGGCGCGGTCGCCGCGGTCGACCTCGGGGCCACGAGCGGCCGCGTCATGATCGGGCGGGTCGGGCCGGGGCTGCTCGCCCTCGAGCCGGTCGCCCGGTTCGCCAACGGGCCCGTCGAGCGCGGCGACGGCTGGCACTGGGACTTCGATGCGCTGTTCGGTCACGTCGTGACGGGCCTGGCGGATGCCGTGGCGGCCGAGCCCGGCGTGGCCGGCATCGGGATCGACTCGTGGGCGGTGGACTACGGCCTGCTGCGGGACGGCGCGCTCCTGGCCGAGCCGTTCCACTACCGGGATGAGCGCACGGCCGAGGGCGTCGCATCCGTCCACGCCCGGGTGCCCTTCGCCGACCTCTACCAGCGCAACGGCCTGCAGCACCTGCCGTTCAACACGCTGTACCAGTTCGCCGCCGAGGCACGCCTGGACGAGGCGGAGACGGCGCTGCTCATCCCCGACCTCGTCGCGCACCTCCTCACCGGTGAGCGGATCGCCGAGCGCACGAACGCGTCCACGACGGGCCTGCTCGACGTGCGCACCGGCGAGTGGGACCTCCCGCTCGCCGAACGCCTCGGCATCCCCGCGCACATCCTTCCGCCGCTGGTCGACCCGGGCACGCGCGTCGGGGCTCTCACCCCGGCTGTGGCGCGCCGCATCGGCGCTCCCCTGGAGGTCGTGACCGTCGGCTCGCACGACACCGCCTCGGCGGTGGTCGCGGTGCCCCTGTCGTCGCCGAACGCGGCGTACATCTCGTGCGGCACGTGGGGACTCGTCGGCCTCGAGCTGGACGCCCCCATCGTGACGGACGCCGCCCGCGAGGCGAACTTCACGAACGAGCTCGGCGTGGACGGACGCGTGCGGTTCCTGCACAACGTGACGGGGCTGTGGCTGATCAGCGAAACGGTCCGCGCGTGGGAGCAGGAGGACGGGGCGCCGGTGAACCTGCCGGATCTCCTCGCCGCGGCGGCGCGGACGGATGCGCCCGCCGTGGTCTTCGACGCGAACGATCCGTCGCTGTCGGCCCCGGGCGACATGCCGGGCCGGATCGCGGCCGTGCTGCGCGCGGCCGGAGGCGCGGTGCCCGAGGGCAGGGCCGCGTTCGCCCGGGTGATCGTGGAGAGCATCGCGGCCGCCTTCGCCGACGCCGTGCGGACGGCGGGGTACCTGGCCGACCGCGAGGTCGACAGCATCCACATCGTCGGCGGCGGCGCCCTCAACGAGCTGCTGTGCCAGGCCACCGCCGACCGCTCCGGGCTGCCGGTCCTCGCCGGGCCGGTGGAGGCCACCGCGCTGGGCAATGTGCTCGTCCAGGCCCGCGCCCACGGGTGGTTCGGCACGGATGCTCCGCTGGAGACGCTGCGCGCCGCCGTCGCCGCCGCCTTCCGTCCGCGCCGGCACACCCCCCGCTGA
- a CDS encoding LacI family DNA-binding transcriptional regulator, with product MRDVAARAGVSAKTVSRVFNDDPHVLPHTRERVQRVMRELNYVPNVLATTFRAGRSSVIGVAVPDIVDPFFAAIARAVDDVARHAGMSTLVTSLGDDPADERATIESLLGRKLSGLIVAPVGDDQAYLGRWQESTPIVCVDRAPTGIRADTFTADDEAGAYAATTHLLGHGHRRIAYLGDVLGRSTEHARLEGWRRALREAGSPIDDALIAADVADPAAAQREVARVLGLDDPATAIFSSNARTTMALVRGMRDDHVPLVGFGDFPLADLLRPAITVIDQNADRLGRLAAERVLSRLSAPAADPERAVVDVTLVERDSCR from the coding sequence ATGCGAGACGTGGCCGCACGGGCCGGGGTCAGTGCGAAGACGGTCTCCCGGGTCTTCAACGACGATCCGCATGTGCTCCCGCACACGCGCGAGCGCGTGCAGCGCGTCATGCGCGAGCTCAACTACGTTCCGAACGTGCTCGCCACGACCTTCCGCGCCGGGCGCTCGTCGGTGATCGGGGTCGCGGTGCCCGACATCGTGGACCCGTTCTTCGCCGCGATCGCGCGGGCGGTGGACGATGTCGCACGGCATGCCGGGATGTCCACGCTCGTGACGAGCCTGGGCGACGACCCCGCCGATGAGCGCGCCACCATCGAGTCGCTCCTCGGGCGCAAGCTGTCCGGCCTCATCGTGGCGCCCGTCGGCGACGATCAGGCATACCTCGGGCGGTGGCAGGAGTCCACCCCGATCGTGTGTGTCGACCGCGCCCCCACCGGGATCCGGGCCGACACCTTCACCGCCGACGATGAGGCGGGGGCGTATGCGGCCACGACGCATCTGCTCGGGCACGGACACCGGCGCATCGCCTACCTCGGCGACGTGCTCGGGCGCTCCACCGAGCACGCGCGGCTGGAAGGCTGGCGCCGCGCCCTCCGCGAAGCCGGATCGCCGATCGACGACGCCCTGATCGCCGCCGACGTGGCCGATCCGGCGGCGGCGCAGCGCGAGGTCGCGCGCGTGCTCGGGCTGGATGATCCGGCCACGGCGATCTTCTCCTCGAATGCGCGGACGACGATGGCGCTGGTGCGCGGCATGCGCGACGATCACGTGCCGCTGGTCGGCTTCGGCGACTTCCCCCTGGCCGATCTCCTGCGCCCGGCGATCACCGTCATCGACCAGAACGCCGACCGGCTCGGGCGGTTGGCCGCCGAGCGCGTGCTGTCGCGGCTGTCCGCGCCCGCCGCCGATCCGGAGCGCGCCGTCGTGGACGTCACCCTCGTCGAGCGCGACTCCTGCCGCTAG
- a CDS encoding tagatose-bisphosphate aldolase, with the protein MNALTTAERRGMQGISTAAGNMLIVAADQRNGMKAAILDAPDGSAAITKAELAEVKADLVRHLANHAPAILLDPEVALPAIVDDGVLARDTALVVGLDASGFEEVDGLRYTKYVDGVTPATVRALGGDVAKMLWYTRPDRQDTASRVAHEIRELVAACEAEGVLLIVELLTYQLPGESDEEYAASFASLVADGAALAVACGAKVLKLQYPGSAEACAAVTAAAQGVPWAVLSAGVDHESFINQVRTAMSAGAAGAMAGRSLWKDSLSISADTRAHLLTERALVRLHELAAAVDGR; encoded by the coding sequence ATGAACGCACTGACCACCGCCGAGCGACGCGGCATGCAGGGCATCTCCACGGCGGCCGGGAACATGCTCATCGTCGCAGCCGACCAGCGCAACGGCATGAAGGCGGCGATCCTCGATGCACCGGACGGGTCCGCAGCGATCACGAAGGCCGAGCTGGCGGAGGTCAAGGCAGACCTCGTGCGGCACCTCGCCAACCACGCCCCCGCCATCCTGCTCGACCCCGAGGTCGCCCTGCCGGCCATCGTCGACGACGGTGTCCTCGCCCGGGACACGGCGCTCGTGGTCGGGCTCGACGCATCCGGGTTCGAGGAGGTCGACGGGCTCCGCTACACGAAGTACGTCGACGGGGTCACCCCCGCAACCGTCCGCGCACTCGGCGGCGACGTCGCCAAGATGCTCTGGTACACCCGGCCCGACCGGCAGGACACCGCCTCCCGCGTCGCGCACGAGATCCGCGAGCTGGTCGCGGCGTGCGAGGCGGAGGGCGTGCTGCTCATCGTGGAGCTGCTGACCTACCAGCTGCCGGGGGAGAGCGACGAGGAGTACGCGGCATCCTTCGCCTCGCTCGTCGCCGACGGGGCAGCCCTCGCCGTGGCGTGCGGCGCGAAGGTGCTCAAGCTGCAGTATCCCGGCAGCGCCGAGGCGTGCGCCGCGGTCACGGCCGCGGCGCAGGGGGTGCCGTGGGCGGTGCTGTCCGCGGGAGTGGACCACGAGAGTTTCATCAACCAGGTGCGCACGGCGATGTCGGCCGGGGCAGCGGGTGCCATGGCAGGCCGGTCGCTTTGGAAAGACAGCCTGTCGATCTCGGCCGATACCCGTGCGCACCTGCTCACCGAGCGGGCCCTCGTCCGCCTCCACGAGCTGGCCGCCGCCGTCGACGGCCGCTGA
- a CDS encoding 1-phosphofructokinase family hexose kinase produces the protein MTARARGGGVVTLTPAGAIDATYLVDGFARGDLIRASEYAREVSGKGVNLSAALDLAGVPTAAVVVLGHDDLAFAGHSPHAGMLRIVPVPGATRVNTAIVDAAGATTKVNAPTPPLTADAWAQATDTALTQATASGAEWLVLCGSLPVLAGTGRPVDATELFTRARERGIRVAVDTSGTGLARALGATPDLDLIKPNTAELAELTGRALVTVGDVVAAARTLIDRGLGLAYVSMGADGALAVSADEVVHAHARPRRLGNTAGAGDASLAGFLVGLADGGSAPLESAVAHAAAWGAHAVAQTTTVLPGLGGLPEAVVTVAPDPATALSEPAGGA, from the coding sequence ATGACCGCGCGCGCACGCGGCGGCGGTGTCGTGACGCTGACGCCCGCCGGCGCCATCGATGCGACCTACCTGGTCGACGGCTTCGCCCGGGGCGACCTCATCCGCGCCTCCGAGTACGCCCGCGAGGTCAGCGGCAAGGGCGTCAACCTCTCCGCCGCCCTCGACCTCGCCGGGGTCCCCACCGCGGCCGTCGTGGTCCTCGGGCACGACGACCTCGCGTTCGCCGGGCATTCCCCCCACGCCGGGATGCTGCGGATCGTCCCGGTGCCCGGTGCCACGCGCGTGAACACCGCGATCGTCGACGCCGCCGGCGCGACCACGAAGGTCAACGCCCCCACGCCGCCGCTGACGGCGGACGCGTGGGCGCAGGCGACCGACACGGCCCTCACGCAGGCCACCGCCTCCGGGGCCGAGTGGCTCGTGCTGTGCGGTTCGCTGCCGGTGCTGGCCGGCACGGGGCGACCCGTGGATGCGACGGAGCTGTTCACGCGCGCGCGGGAGCGCGGCATCCGCGTCGCGGTGGACACCAGCGGCACCGGCCTCGCCCGCGCCCTCGGCGCCACGCCCGACCTCGACCTCATCAAGCCGAACACCGCCGAGCTGGCGGAACTGACCGGCCGTGCGCTCGTCACGGTGGGCGACGTCGTCGCCGCCGCGCGCACGCTCATCGATCGGGGGCTCGGGCTGGCGTACGTCAGCATGGGCGCCGACGGCGCGCTCGCCGTCTCGGCCGACGAGGTCGTGCACGCCCACGCCCGTCCGCGGCGTCTGGGCAACACCGCCGGCGCCGGCGACGCGTCGCTGGCCGGGTTCCTCGTAGGGCTCGCGGACGGCGGCTCGGCGCCGCTGGAATCCGCCGTCGCCCATGCCGCCGCGTGGGGCGCGCACGCCGTGGCGCAGACCACCACGGTGCTCCCCGGGCTGGGCGGGCTGCCCGAGGCCGTCGTCACCGTCGCGCCCGACCCGGCCACCGCGCTGTCGGAGCCGGCGGGGGGCGCCTGA
- a CDS encoding class II fructose-bisphosphate aldolase has protein sequence MTLANMSTLLAEHRAVGAFNFVQLELAQAIVAGAEEAGTGVVLQLSQNAVRFHGALGPAASAALELAHGARVPVVVHLDHATDEDLVDAALAAGVRSVMFDGAHLPDDENVARTRAVADRAHAAGAWVEAELGEVGGKGGAHTPGVRTDVEDAAAFVAATGVDALAVAVGSSHAMTERAASLDEDLISRLAARVPVPLVLHGSSGVPDAGIDGAIGAGMRKINIGTHLNVVFTGAVREALAADPAVVDPRTYVRPARDAVAREVARMLRLIVGGTGEGRA, from the coding sequence ATGACGCTGGCGAACATGTCCACCCTCCTCGCCGAGCACCGTGCCGTCGGCGCGTTCAACTTCGTGCAGCTCGAGCTCGCTCAGGCGATCGTCGCCGGTGCCGAGGAGGCCGGCACGGGTGTCGTGCTGCAGCTGTCGCAGAACGCCGTCCGCTTCCACGGTGCCCTCGGCCCCGCCGCATCCGCGGCGCTGGAACTCGCCCACGGCGCCCGGGTTCCCGTCGTCGTGCACCTGGACCATGCCACCGACGAAGACCTCGTGGATGCCGCCCTGGCCGCCGGCGTGCGCTCGGTGATGTTCGACGGCGCGCACCTCCCCGACGACGAGAACGTCGCACGCACGCGCGCCGTCGCCGACCGCGCGCACGCGGCCGGCGCGTGGGTGGAGGCGGAGCTCGGCGAAGTCGGCGGGAAGGGCGGTGCCCACACGCCCGGAGTCCGCACCGACGTCGAGGACGCCGCGGCCTTCGTCGCCGCCACCGGCGTCGACGCGCTCGCGGTCGCGGTGGGCAGTTCGCACGCTATGACCGAGCGCGCCGCGTCGCTGGACGAGGACCTCATCTCCCGCCTCGCCGCACGGGTGCCGGTGCCGCTCGTGCTGCACGGCTCCAGCGGCGTGCCCGACGCGGGCATCGACGGCGCGATCGGCGCCGGCATGCGCAAGATCAACATCGGCACCCACCTGAACGTCGTCTTCACCGGCGCGGTGCGCGAGGCGCTCGCCGCCGACCCGGCGGTGGTCGATCCGCGCACCTACGTGCGCCCCGCCCGCGACGCCGTCGCGCGGGAAGTCGCGCGGATGCTGCGGCTGATCGTGGGCGGCACGGGCGAGGGCCGCGCATGA
- a CDS encoding nucleoside/nucleotide kinase family protein produces MTVPTVHVDELVERARQLAAGGQRALLGIAGAPGAGKSVLSDALLAALGPDAVLVGMDAFHLADAELARLGRGDRKGAPDTFDVDGYVATLERIRARDRAVYAPVFDRSLEAAVAGSVRVDPEVPLVLTEGNYLLLDSGGWERVRPCLDEVWFVQPDEVSRRQWLIARHESYGRDPAAARAWALGTDQRNAELVQTTAHRADRVFAVDYRRDVRA; encoded by the coding sequence ATGACCGTGCCCACCGTGCATGTGGACGAGCTCGTGGAGCGCGCGCGGCAGCTCGCCGCCGGTGGCCAGCGCGCTCTGCTCGGTATCGCGGGAGCCCCAGGGGCCGGCAAGAGCGTCCTCTCGGACGCGCTGCTGGCCGCCCTGGGGCCCGACGCGGTGCTCGTGGGGATGGATGCCTTCCACCTCGCCGATGCCGAACTGGCGCGCCTGGGCCGGGGGGATCGGAAGGGCGCCCCCGACACCTTCGACGTCGACGGGTACGTCGCAACGCTCGAGCGCATCCGGGCCCGCGACCGGGCTGTCTACGCGCCCGTGTTCGACCGTTCGCTGGAAGCGGCCGTCGCCGGATCCGTCCGCGTGGACCCGGAGGTGCCTCTCGTGCTGACGGAGGGGAACTACCTCCTGCTGGATTCCGGCGGGTGGGAGCGGGTGCGCCCGTGCCTGGACGAGGTCTGGTTCGTCCAGCCGGATGAGGTCTCGCGCCGGCAGTGGCTCATCGCGCGCCACGAGAGCTACGGCCGCGACCCGGCAGCGGCGCGCGCGTGGGCGCTGGGCACCGATCAGCGCAACGCCGAACTCGTCCAGACCACCGCGCACCGCGCCGACCGTGTCTTCGCGGTCGACTACCGAAGGGACGTCCGCGCATGA
- a CDS encoding zinc-dependent alcohol dehydrogenase, which translates to MAWPTGRMAALVFTAPGVAQWREVAIPGAREGHVLVRVERVGICGTDLALLDGSMGYLESGLTRYPLRPGHEWCGTVAAVDGDVAGIAVGDRVVGEPFLSCGRCALCRAGRRDQCPHRDEIGVRGDAPGAAAQYVAVPAENVAVVPAGLDPSAAVLAEPLVTVLHALSAVRLEAGESLGVIGAGTLGMLAAQVARAAGAAVTVYSRGDRAERAQACGAAFVRSADAPADRHDAVIEASGGEGAVGLAVRLARPAGRVALVGVPGSPEPLDAMPIVVKGLQVTGVLGGIPFLHRAVRLLADGVVNPDAVIDRVFPAARAVEALDLLAGGSTRRPKIMLDFLLDPADVASVAVAGGDEGTGDAA; encoded by the coding sequence ATGGCCTGGCCCACCGGCCGCATGGCTGCCCTCGTCTTCACCGCTCCCGGCGTCGCGCAGTGGCGTGAGGTCGCCATCCCCGGAGCCCGGGAGGGTCACGTGCTCGTCCGGGTCGAGCGCGTCGGCATCTGCGGCACCGACCTGGCACTGCTGGACGGATCGATGGGATACCTCGAATCCGGCCTCACGCGCTACCCCCTCCGCCCCGGCCACGAATGGTGCGGCACCGTCGCCGCCGTGGACGGCGACGTCGCGGGCATCGCCGTCGGCGACCGCGTCGTGGGCGAGCCGTTCCTCAGCTGCGGACGATGCGCGCTGTGCCGCGCCGGCCGCCGCGACCAGTGCCCGCACCGTGACGAGATCGGGGTCCGCGGAGACGCGCCGGGGGCCGCCGCGCAGTACGTCGCGGTGCCCGCCGAGAACGTCGCGGTCGTGCCGGCGGGGCTCGATCCCTCGGCGGCCGTGCTCGCCGAACCGCTCGTCACCGTGCTCCACGCCCTCTCGGCCGTGCGGCTGGAAGCCGGCGAATCGCTCGGTGTCATCGGCGCCGGCACCCTCGGGATGCTGGCCGCCCAGGTCGCGCGCGCCGCCGGCGCGGCCGTGACCGTGTACTCCCGCGGCGACCGAGCCGAGCGCGCGCAGGCGTGCGGCGCCGCGTTCGTCCGCAGCGCCGACGCCCCCGCCGACCGCCACGACGCCGTCATCGAGGCCTCCGGTGGCGAGGGCGCCGTCGGGCTCGCGGTGCGCCTGGCCCGTCCCGCCGGGCGCGTCGCGCTCGTCGGGGTCCCGGGGTCGCCCGAACCGCTGGATGCCATGCCGATCGTCGTCAAGGGGCTGCAGGTGACCGGCGTCCTGGGCGGCATCCCGTTCCTCCACCGGGCCGTGCGGCTGCTCGCCGACGGCGTCGTGAACCCCGATGCCGTCATCGACCGCGTCTTCCCGGCCGCGCGAGCCGTCGAGGCGCTGGACCTGCTCGCCGGCGGGAGCACGCGGCGCCCCAAGATCATGCTCGACTTCCTGCTCGATCCCGCGGACGTGGCATCCGTCGCGGTCGCCGGCGGCGATGAGGGAACAGGAGACGCGGCATGA
- a CDS encoding SDR family oxidoreductase translates to MTTLTDKVAILTGASSGIGLATAHALVAEGVRVVAVARSEERLAELATSLGDRVTPFAADVADPASAERIVAHALDRHGRVDIVLPNAGIYVGGDLVATDPADIAALVATNVTGVMTLVRAALPCLLAQGSGDILVTSSVSGHQDIEWEPVYSASKHAVQSFVHTVRRQTAETGVRVGAIAPGVVLNPLWGFAHGSPEEAARIEERTGIRSADVADAIVFMLTRPAHVVVRDLVLLPTGQPI, encoded by the coding sequence ATGACCACGCTGACCGACAAGGTGGCGATCCTCACCGGCGCGAGCTCGGGGATCGGCCTGGCCACGGCCCACGCCCTGGTCGCGGAGGGGGTGCGCGTCGTGGCGGTGGCCCGCTCCGAAGAGCGGCTCGCCGAGCTCGCGACGAGCCTCGGCGACCGCGTCACCCCGTTCGCGGCGGATGTCGCCGACCCCGCCAGTGCGGAGCGCATCGTGGCGCACGCCCTGGACCGGCACGGGCGGGTGGACATCGTCCTGCCCAATGCGGGGATCTACGTCGGCGGCGACCTCGTGGCCACCGACCCCGCCGACATCGCCGCTCTCGTGGCCACCAACGTCACGGGCGTCATGACGCTGGTGCGCGCTGCGCTTCCCTGCCTGCTCGCGCAGGGATCCGGCGACATCCTCGTCACGAGCTCCGTGTCGGGGCACCAGGACATCGAGTGGGAGCCGGTGTACTCCGCCAGCAAGCACGCGGTGCAGTCCTTCGTGCACACCGTCCGGCGCCAGACCGCCGAAACCGGCGTGCGCGTCGGAGCGATCGCGCCGGGCGTCGTGCTCAATCCGCTGTGGGGCTTCGCGCACGGCTCGCCGGAAGAGGCCGCCCGCATCGAGGAGCGCACCGGCATCCGCTCCGCCGACGTCGCCGACGCCATCGTGTTCATGCTCACCCGCCCCGCCCACGTCGTCGTACGCGACCTCGTCCTCCTGCCCACCGGGCAGCCGATCTGA
- a CDS encoding class II aldolase/adducin family protein, with protein MTDPARDALVDLSRRLGDPAFDAALLGEGNTSMRVADGMLVKASGAALGAARHDDFVPLAFRDALALIDDEHAGDDEVDALFSAIAAREGRRPSVEALLHAVVYEATDACVVAHSHPTAVNALLCSEAAELLVEGALFPDQIVVLGATPLLVPYIDPGVRLAREVRTRLTRHIRAHGEAPKAIYLRNHGMFALGASAEQVLGITAMAQKCARVLIGAAAAGGVRFMPADEVVRIDTRPDEKYRRALLAGEETR; from the coding sequence ATGACCGACCCCGCCCGAGACGCCCTCGTGGATCTGTCGCGCCGACTGGGCGATCCGGCGTTCGACGCCGCGTTGCTGGGGGAGGGCAACACGTCGATGCGCGTGGCCGACGGGATGCTCGTGAAGGCCAGCGGAGCCGCCCTCGGCGCGGCACGGCACGACGACTTCGTCCCGCTGGCCTTCCGCGACGCGCTCGCCCTGATCGACGACGAGCACGCCGGTGACGACGAGGTCGACGCGCTGTTCTCCGCCATCGCCGCACGGGAGGGGCGACGACCCTCCGTCGAGGCGCTGCTGCACGCCGTCGTGTACGAGGCCACCGATGCGTGCGTCGTCGCGCACAGTCATCCGACGGCGGTGAACGCGCTGCTGTGCTCGGAGGCCGCCGAGCTGCTCGTGGAGGGTGCACTCTTCCCCGACCAGATCGTCGTCCTCGGGGCGACGCCCCTGCTCGTGCCGTACATCGATCCGGGGGTGCGGCTCGCCCGGGAGGTGCGCACGCGTCTCACGCGGCACATCCGCGCGCACGGCGAGGCGCCGAAGGCCATCTACTTGCGCAACCATGGGATGTTCGCACTCGGTGCGAGCGCCGAGCAGGTTCTGGGCATCACGGCGATGGCCCAGAAGTGCGCGCGGGTGCTCATCGGCGCGGCCGCGGCCGGCGGCGTGCGTTTCATGCCCGCCGACGAAGTGGTCCGCATCGACACCCGTCCGGATGAGAAGTACCGGCGGGCGCTGCTGGCCGGAGAGGAGACCCGATGA